One segment of Gloeocapsa sp. PCC 7428 DNA contains the following:
- a CDS encoding beta/gamma crystallin family protein, with protein sequence MAHMIVYVGANFEGSAGDFTQDLPNVGSFWNDTITSARVISGTWQVFEHANYTGRNVTLPPGDYPNLPISPGGIDNDTISSVRIVG encoded by the coding sequence ATGGCTCACATGATTGTCTATGTCGGTGCCAACTTTGAAGGATCTGCAGGTGACTTTACCCAAGACCTGCCCAACGTCGGATCATTTTGGAACGACACAATTACGTCAGCTAGAGTGATTTCCGGTACGTGGCAAGTTTTTGAACATGCGAACTACACGGGTCGTAATGTGACACTTCCACCGGGAGATTATCCTAATCTTCCAATCAGCCCTGGTGGTATCGATAACGATACCATTTCGTCAGTCAGGATTGTAGGATAG
- a CDS encoding CAP domain-containing protein, whose translation MTFTTSDQQYTVQPGDFLSAIAQRFYGDGSEAGWRKIYDANRDVIGPDPAKIEPGMVLTIPGVDSAPQPSNGGGGDIAQRVLELSNAERSRVGAPPLSLHPQLMAAAQQHTDLMAQRNEMTHQFPGQPELGDRISQAGYRWSRVAENLTRRSSPEEAVSSWMDSPPHRENLLNPELQHLGVGFANGFWTQKFARPA comes from the coding sequence ATGACATTCACAACAAGCGATCAACAATACACTGTTCAGCCAGGAGATTTTCTATCTGCGATCGCTCAACGATTTTACGGTGATGGCAGCGAAGCCGGGTGGCGTAAAATTTACGATGCCAACAGAGATGTCATTGGTCCCGACCCCGCTAAAATTGAGCCTGGGATGGTGCTAACGATTCCAGGAGTGGATTCTGCGCCGCAGCCTTCCAACGGAGGCGGAGGGGATATTGCCCAGAGAGTGCTTGAACTCTCGAATGCTGAGCGTAGCCGAGTGGGTGCGCCACCTCTCAGTCTGCATCCGCAATTGATGGCGGCGGCTCAACAGCATACTGATCTCATGGCGCAGCGCAACGAAATGACCCACCAATTCCCAGGACAGCCAGAACTGGGCGATCGCATTTCACAAGCAGGCTATCGGTGGAGTCGCGTGGCAGAGAATCTTACTCGGCGATCCTCACCGGAGGAAGCAGTGTCCTCTTGGATGGACTCGCCGCCACATCGGGAAAATCTGCTCAATCCCGAACTTCAGCATCTTGGTGTGGGATTTGCCAATGGTTTCTGGACTCAGAAGTTTGCAAGACCCGCATAA